From a single Lolium rigidum isolate FL_2022 chromosome 7, APGP_CSIRO_Lrig_0.1, whole genome shotgun sequence genomic region:
- the LOC124672877 gene encoding uncharacterized protein LOC124672877 — protein MLILEKLASFDLENLTEISRSTGLISKVIEFTSNRTNMTNINETHQKLLKSSSLKLLRKLVNTEGKLGVILRQKISEHPFLLSNLAEILDDDGSSQELIELTAEIIRDIAMDANRREEIGKIRVIISRLMQTFLSRDAASSTDSDHFLREIVGQALAVLAIESANNCLIMLAEPEYLFIKELTFMIHGDRCRYVAASLLRSLCLHARPELNHSELKDISYILREVLEEIMDAEGAELEVLVGLSSQICNVIPEEFVRELQDGLIMERFVKKLVDALNANMMPTGYCPGIRRAIIEHAIYMMEYSPSYASYFNKCWMMETLLMVERTPSRAENYRFFLGDAGVMEHNIPISSLVARAKELMGHE, from the exons ATGTTGATTCTTGAGAAGCTCGCCAGCTTTGATCTTGAAAACCTTACGGAAATCAGTCGATCGACAGGCCTCATATCGAAGGTCATAGAGTTCACAAGTAATAGAACTAATATGACAAATATTAATGAAACGCACCAGAAACTGCTGAAAAGTTCATCACTGAAGTTGCTGAGAAAACTTGTAAATACTGAAGGAAAACTTGGTGTAATTTTGCGTCAGAAGATTTCAGAACATCCCTTCCTTTTGAGCAATCTTGCAGAGATTTTAGATGATGATGGGAGCAGCCAAGAACTTATAGAGCTAACAGCAGAAATCATAAGAGACATTGCCATGGATGCAAACAGaagggaagaaatagggaaaatCCGGGTAATCATTAGCAGATTGATGCAGACATTTCTTAGCCGAGATGCAGCCTCAAGTACAGATTCAGATCACTTCTTACGAGAGATAGTTGGGCAAGCACTGGCAGTATTGGCAATTGAAAGTGCCAATAATTGTTTGATTATGTTGGCAGAACCAGAGTATCTATTTATCAAGGAACTGACATTTATGATACATGGTGATAGGTGTAGGTATGTAGCAGCTAGCCTATTGCGAAGTCTGTGCCTGCATGCTCGACCTGAGCTCAACCACTCAGAACTGAAAGATATATCCTATATATTGCGAGAG GTCTTGGAAGAAATAATGGATGCTGAAGGGGCAGAActagaagtccttgttggccttagTTCACAAATATGTAATGTCATTCCTGAAGAATTTGTCCGAGAGCTCCAGGATGGTCTGATTATGGAAAGATTTGTAAAGAAGCTTGTCGATGCACTCAACGCAAATATGATGCCCACTGGTTATTGTCCCGGAATCAGAAGGGCGATAATTGAACATGCTATATACATGATGGAGTACAGTCCTAGTTATGCCAGCTATTTCAACAAATGTTGGATGATGGAAACACTGCTAATGGTAGAGCGTACACCTTCTAGGGCGGAAAATTACAGGTTCTTCTTGGGTGATGCAGGAGTCATGGAGCATAACATTCCTATCTCTTCTCTTGTGGCCAGAGCAAAAGAGCTCATGGGGCACGAGTGA